One Hypomesus transpacificus isolate Combined female chromosome 21, fHypTra1, whole genome shotgun sequence genomic region harbors:
- the LOC124483376 gene encoding uncharacterized protein LOC124483376 isoform X1, producing MDDIRKHKKLRRPKQKPARLATLQLPCWPELGLKLPALLFSDRKLLLSDRKLLFSDRKVLFPEVHNPLQPAQCPEPHRKSKAARKGAGAEKDTGANKGPLAESWRVVEEAGAAYRSALADELAGLGMVVTGGACAKMHPIPRTNYCVLPAIESSSRPVEPIRASASERVGPLGCRATPDGRESAYSSPPPSPPPSPPPSPPLTPCQLEAQSPGCSPTLNDPVTRETTPSLLSSETGDELSVLEAMMSHPHWKIINRVLLKKNKSVAELQERSEEVMEWVLKVTHRVVLPAMARVLHISKDQDGRPLSAAISYSSWDSQSDRSSSAGLLSPARPFTGSLTGMVCFNPADSPQDQASCLGSTQPYVPQGILRMISERFHPLLIGGQGSRPQSRPRGCRPPMSWTSPTLCSLKESLSGILARHALFHSPGVVPTEEKLELVRMVGGFLQEMEPTEGRCSLDQPQEAYEASLVQSVATACNVIHNVLKNFHAAQQLIGQVEVADFLQPGSKTFTMVVECVSQSLLGDVAVELDALWRRRSSGASNSNGRSSRNKEYLPFDTQQERPVECSRASKEEQEEEDPQKKEETAPPSSRSTSARSDASSAASYQDLSFTAENMLDIIMRMAYLASSSSPDDDDKRDEASSVKSFDQEEYDMERLLASHSMCTRMFQGRIHHFSKQLVEWIYQLLLDTRMGRLPSTPHCRSEPNFQNLEDEERLDQEFFTPLLYYFFQMAFKGLMGNLLGEEDVTDDHRADSCSDASSDGSDSNSDSSSDSDCPSLDWSSGMTRGSQGVEGRRRSQSRLKPSCSQDQRWALEAICEVLTTQAGSDLYKTCNDPQENMVVVRKGLDAKAMARVGNLASSSSEDQEVTTGSLDPESGLTNQEVGQPEMDDNENADYSDDFHEEEDGSDCQMNDFSKGALIEEEEKDEDDGAAGLPEEVQDHPSLPVSPSETPSLQPGEVLIQEKVLMPPQPSALHHQTLHDLLHRLVGRLALQGPLRSCFTPTNSEIEAVLLQDVSWFLWNQAGIGLVLEHEPQNPLFGGADALDAMFEATYAELMLCSDSNRAQVHSALQGGAGIVGMAENVATVICRHAEFWGPSAVSGESHDLETGCEEKESTEDSAGLVKAGGSSSPFISNTSFDEGLEMDTAGLEKACRNSSPFITNTSLDEGLEMDSAALEKAGGSSSPFLSNTSLEEGLEMESAGLEKASRLASCLTSSSTSWSCYSSSSTSVHSSPSSSKSSTSSSTSRGSTAQAPSPEGHNLGKTDTPILRKWFALKKEKTFLKNGQNVAAKGRKTSIFSKTNKVSPLSAEGPDLGESSIAGGEEKKKKKKKKSFKDFFRGISAALSGAFCFGCVKDIHQ from the exons ATGGATGACATCCGGAAACATAAAAAACTTCGGCGGCCTAAACAGAAG CCTGCTCGTCTCGCTACCCTCCAGTTGCCCTGTTGGCCAGAGCTAGGACTGAAGCTTCCTGCCCTGCTGttctcagacaggaagctgctgttatcagacaggaagctgctgttcTCAGACAGGAAGGTGCTGTTCCCAGAAGTTCACAACCCCCTCCAG CCTGCTCAATGCCCAGAGCCCCACCGCAAGAGCAAGGCTGCCAGAAAGGGTGCAGGAGCTGAGAAGGATACAGGGGCCAACAAAGGGCCCCTggcagagtcctggagggttgtGGAAGAAGCTGGAGCGGCTTATCGTTCAGCCCTGGCTGACGAGCTGGCAGGACTAGGCATGGTG GTGACTGGTGGTGCATGTGCGAAGATGCATCCCATCCCCCGGACCAACTACT GTGTTCTTCCAGCAATCGAAAGTTCCTCTCGCCCGGtggaaccaatcagagcatcggCCTCTGAAAGAGTCGGGCCCCTGGGCTGCAGAGCCACACCAGATGGAAGGGAGAGTGCgtactcctctccacctccgtctCCGCCTCCGTCTCCGCCTCCGTCTCCACCTCTAACCCCATGCCAACTTGAGGCGCAGTCTCCAGGTTGTTCTCCAACCTTGAATGACCCCGTGACCCGGGAGACCACGCCCAGTCTTCTGTCATCGGAGACCGGGGACGAGCTTTCTGTGTTGGAGGCCATGATGTCACACCC TCATTGGAAAATCATCAACAGGGTCCTGTTAAAAaag AACAAGAGTGTAGCTGAGCTGCAGGAGCGCTCGGAGGAGGTCATGGAGTGGGTTCTTAAGGTGACCCACAGGGTGGTCCTGCCTGCCATGGCCCGGGTCCTCCACATCAGCAAagaccaagatggccgcccgctGTCCGCCGCCATCTCTTACAGCAGCTGGGACTCCCAGAGTGACAGGTCCTCTTCCGCAGGGTTGCTGTCCCCAGCCAGGCCTTTCActggctctctgactgggatGGTATGTTTCAACCCTGCTGATtctccccaggaccaggcctCTTGTCTGGGCTCCACCCAGCCCTACGTCCCCCAGGGCATTCTGAGAATGATCTCAGAGAGGTTCCACCCTCTGCTGATAGGAGGGCAGGGATCCAGGCCCCAGAGCAGGCCGCGGGGTTGCAGGCCTCCGATGTCATGGACATCACCGACCCTCTGCTCCCTGAAGGAGAGCCTCTCTGGAATCCTGGCCCGCCACGCCCTGTTCCACAGCCCGGGCGTGGTCCCCacggaggagaagctggagctggtgaGGATGGTGGGGGGCTTCCTCCAGGAGATGGAGCCCACAGAAGGACGCTGTTCCCTGGACCAGCCCCAAGAGGCCTACGAGGCCTCCCTGGTCCAGAGTGTGGCCACGGCCTGCAACGTGATCCACAACGTCCTGAAGAACTTCCACGCAGCCCAGCAGCTGATTGGGCAAGTGGAGGTGGCAGACTTCCTGCAGCCTGGAAGTAAGACCTTCACCATGGTGGTGGAGTGTGTTAGCCAGAGCCTGCTAGGAGATGTTGCCGTGGAGCTGGAtgccctgtggaggaggaggagctcggGGGCCAGCAACAGCAacgggaggagcagcaggaataAGGAATACCTCCCTTTTGACACCCAGCAGGAGCGACCAGTGGAGTGCAGCCGTGCtagcaaggaggagcaggaggaggaggatcctcagaagaaggaggagaccgcccctccctcctccaggagcaCTAGTGCCAGGAGCGATGCTAGCAGTGCTGCCAGCTACCAAGACCTCAGCTTCACCGCTGAAAACATGCTGGACATCATCATGCGGATGGCCTACTTGGCCTCCAGTTCCTCCCCTGACGACGACGACAAACGCGACGAAGCCTCGTCCGTCAAATCGTTCGACCAAGAGGAGTACGACATGGAACGCCTGCTGGCATCCCACAGCATGTGCACCAGGATGTTCCAGGGGAGGATCCACCACTTCTCCAAGCAGTTGGTTGAGTGGATTTATCAGCTTCTCCTGGACACCCGGATGGGACGACTCCCCTCGACACCCCATTGCCGCTCCGAGCCCAACTTCCAGAACCTGGAGGACGAGGAACGTCTGGACCAGGAGTTCTTCACCCCTCTGCTGTACTATTTTTTCCAGATGGCCTTCAAGGGCCTGATGGGGAACCTGCTGGGCGAAGAAGACGTCACGGACGACCACCGTGCCGACTCCTGCAGCGATGCGTCCTCAGACGGCAGTGACAGCaacagtgacagcagcagtgacagtgACTGTCCCTCCCTGGACTGGTCCAGTGGGATGACCCGTGGGAGTCAAGGGGTTGAGGGTAGAAGGAGATCGCAGAGCAGGTTGAAGCCCTCCTGCAGCCAGGACCAGAGGTGGGCGCTGGAGGCCATTTGTGAGGTGTTGACTACCCAGGCTGGAAGTGACCTTTACAAGACCTGCAACGACCCACAAGAAAACATGGTTGTTGTCCGCAAAG GCCTTGATGCTAAAGCCATGGCCAGGGTCGGTAACCtagccagctcctcctctgaagACCAGGAAGTGACAACAGGAAGTCTCGATCCAGAGTCAGGTCTCACCAACCAGGAAGTAGGACAGCCTGAGATGGATGACAACGAAAACGCTGACTACTCTGATGATTTCCACGAAGAGGAAGACGGGTCAGATTGCCAGATGAATGACTTTTCCAAGGGTGCATTGatcgaggaagaggagaaggatgaagatgatggaGCTGCAGGCCTCCCTGAGGAGGTCCAGGATCATCCCTCCCTACCCGTGAGCCCCTctgagaccccctccctccagcccgggGAGGTTCTGATCCAGGAGAAGGTCCTGatgcccccccagcccagcgcCCTGCACCACCAGACCCTGCATGACCTGCTGCACAGGCTTGTGGGACGCCTGGCCCTCCAGGGGCCCCTTCGTTCCTGCTTCACCCCCACCAACTCGGAGATAGAGGCTGTCCTCCTCCAAGACGTGAGCTGGTTTCTCTGGAACCAGGCCGGGATCGGCCTCGTCCTGGAGCATGAACCCCAGAACCCGCTCTTCGGTGGAGCCGACGCCCTGGACGCCATGTTTGAGGCGACTTATGCTGAGCTGATGCTCTGTTCCGATAGCAACAGGGCCCAGGTCCACTCCGCCCTCCAGGGAGGGGCAGGCATCGTCGGCATGGCCGAGAACGTCGCCACGGTGATCTGCCGTCACGCCGAGTTTTGGGGCCCTTCGGCCGTGTCGGGTGAGAGTCATGATTTGGAAACAGgttgtgaggagaaggagagcacaGAGGACTCTGCTGGCTTGGTAAAGGCCGGTGGAAGTTCCAGCCCCTTCATAAGCAACACAAGCTTCGATGAAGGACTTGAAATGGACActgctggcttggaaaaggccTGTAGAAATTCCAGCCCCTTCATCACAAACACgagcttggatgaaggacttGAGATGGACTCTGCTGCCTTAGAAAAGGCTGGTGGAAGTTCCAGCCCCTTCTTAAGCAACACAAGCTTGGAAGAAGGACTTGAGATGGAGtctgctggcttggaaaaggccAGCAGACTCGCCTCCTGCCTCacatcctcctccacttcctggtcctgctactcctcttcttccacctctgttcactcctctccttcgtcctccaaatcctccaccagctcctccacctccaggggcTCCACGGCTCAGGCCCCTAGCCCAGAGGGACATAatttgggaaagaccgacacccccatcctccgGAAATGGTTCGCACTG aagaaagagaagacttTCCTTAAGAATGGACAGAATGTGGCTGCCAAGGGAAGAAAGACAAGCATATTTTCCAAGACAAACAAAGTTTCTCCCCTTAGCGCTGAAG GTCCAGACCTTGGTGAGTCCTCCattgctggaggagaggagaaaaagaagaagaagaagaaaaagtccTTCAAAGATTTCTTCCGGGGGATCTCTGCGGCTCTCTCCGGGGCTTTCTGCTTCGGCTGCGTGAAGGATATTCACCAGTAG